Below is a window of Streptomyces sp. NBC_00223 DNA.
ACCGATCACGACGGTGATCCGGTCGAGGTTGCGCTCGGCCACCGAAGAACCGCCGACGGAGGACTGCATACCGCCGCCGAACATGTCGGAAAGGCCGCCGCCCTTGCCCTTGTGCATCAGCACGAGCAGCAGAAGCAGCAGGCTGAAAATAATGAGGGCGATGGAGAACCCGATGACCACGGCTGGACCAACTCTCTCGACTACATGACTACGGCACGGGGTGCGAGGGGTGCGGCGGGACCTGCACAGTCCCACCGCACCGCCACAGCCCCGTCAGGGTACTTCACCGTCGAGCAGAGTTCACTGGTCGCGGAAGCGGACGATCTTGACGAACTCGTCGGCGTCCAGTGCGGCGCCGCCCACCAGGGCGCCGTCCACGTCCGGCTTGGCCATGATCGCGGCCACATTCCCGGCCTTGACCGAGCCGCCGTACTGGATGCGCACGCCGTCGGCGAGCTCCTGGTCGTACAGCTCGGCCAGGCGGGCGCGGATCGCCCCGCAGACCTCCTGGGCGTCCTCGGGGGTCGCGACCTCGCCGGTGCCGATCGCCCAGACCGGCTCGTAGGCGATCACGATCGAGGCGGCGTGCTCGGCCGGGACGTCCTTGAGGCCGCCGTCGAGCTGGGCGAGGGTGTGCGGGACCTGCTGACCGGCCTTGCGGACGTCCAGGCCCTCGCCGACGCACAGGATCGGGGTGAGACCGTGCCGGTAGGCGGCCTTGACCTTGGCGTTGGTGATCTCCTCGTCCTCGCCGTGGTACTGGCGGCGCTCGGAGTGGCCGATCGCGACGTAGGTGCACTTGAGCTTGGCGAGCATGGGGCCGGAGATCTCGCCGGTGTAGGCGCCGGAGTCGTGCGCGGACACGTCCTGGGCGCCGTACTTGATCTTCAGCTTGTCGCCGTCGACGAGGGTCTGTACGGACCGCAGGTCGGTGAAGGGCGGCAGGACCGCGACCTCGACGCCCGCGAAGTCCTTGTCGGTGAGTCCGAAGGCGAGCTTCTGGACGTGGGCGATGGCCTCAAGGTGGTTGAGGTTCATCTTCCAGTTGCCCGCCATGAGCGGGGTACGGGTGCTCTGCTCAGTCATGATGATCAGCCCTCCAAGGCCGCGAGGCCGGGCAGCGTTTTTCCTTCGAGGTATTCCAGGCTGGCGCCGCCGCCGGTGGAAATATGGCCGAAAGCGTTCTCGTCGAAGCCCAGAATACGGACAGCGGCGGCCGAATCCCCGCCACCGACCACGCTGAACGCGGAACCGTCCACGAGCGCCTGGGCGACCGCGCGGGTGCCGTCGGCGAAGTCGGGGTGCTCGAAGACACCCATCGGGCCGTTCCAGAAGATGGTGGCCGCGTCGGCGAGCTTGTCGGCGAAGAGCTTGCGGGACTCCGGGCCGATGTCCAGGCCGAGTACGTCGGCGGGGATGGCGTCCACCCCGGAGACGACCGGCGAGGCCGGGGCCTTGGTGGCGAGGTCGGGGAACTCGGTGGCGCCGGTGATGTCCACCGGCAGTACGAACTCCACGCCCTTGGCCTCGGCGCGCGCCAGGTACTCGCGGACGACCGGGATCTGGTCCTCCTGGAGCAGGCTCTTGCCGACCTCGTGGCCCTGGGCCTTGAGGAAGGTGAAGACCATGCCGCCGCCGACGAGGATGCGGTCGGCCTTCTCCAGCAGATGGTCGATCACGCCGAGCTTGTCGGAGACCTTGGAGCCGCCGAGCACCACCGCGTAGGGGCGCGAGACGTCCTCGGTGAGCTTCTTGAGCACACCGACCTCGGTGGCGATCAGACCGCCGGCGGCGTGCGGGAGCCGGGCCGGCAGGTCGTACACGGAGGCGTGCTTGCGGTGCACCGCGCCGAAGCCGTCGCCGACGTAGGTGTCGGCCAGCTCCGCCAACAGGTCGGCGAACGCGCCGCGTTCGGCGTCGTCCTTGCTGGTCTCGCCCGCGTTGAAGCGCAGGTTCTCCAGCAGCGCGACCTGGCCGGGGGCCAGGGAGGCGACGGCCGCCCGGGCACTGTCGCCGACCGTGTCGGTGGCGAACACCACGTCCTGGCCGAGGAGTTCACCGAGCCGCGCGGCGACCGGGGCGAGCGAGAACTTGGGGTCGGGCGCGCCCTTGGGGCGGCCCAGGTGCGAGGCGACGATCACCTTGGCACCGGCCTGGACG
It encodes the following:
- a CDS encoding phosphoglycerate kinase, producing MKTIDDLVAEGQVEGRRVFVRADLNVPLAGETITDDGRIRAAVPTITRLVQAGAKVIVASHLGRPKGAPDPKFSLAPVAARLGELLGQDVVFATDTVGDSARAAVASLAPGQVALLENLRFNAGETSKDDAERGAFADLLAELADTYVGDGFGAVHRKHASVYDLPARLPHAAGGLIATEVGVLKKLTEDVSRPYAVVLGGSKVSDKLGVIDHLLEKADRILVGGGMVFTFLKAQGHEVGKSLLQEDQIPVVREYLARAEAKGVEFVLPVDITGATEFPDLATKAPASPVVSGVDAIPADVLGLDIGPESRKLFADKLADAATIFWNGPMGVFEHPDFADGTRAVAQALVDGSAFSVVGGGDSAAAVRILGFDENAFGHISTGGGASLEYLEGKTLPGLAALEG
- the secG gene encoding preprotein translocase subunit SecG, translating into MVIGFSIALIIFSLLLLLLVLMHKGKGGGLSDMFGGGMQSSVGGSSVAERNLDRITVVIGLLWFACIVVLGLVMKLQK
- the tpiA gene encoding triose-phosphate isomerase, whose amino-acid sequence is MTEQSTRTPLMAGNWKMNLNHLEAIAHVQKLAFGLTDKDFAGVEVAVLPPFTDLRSVQTLVDGDKLKIKYGAQDVSAHDSGAYTGEISGPMLAKLKCTYVAIGHSERRQYHGEDEEITNAKVKAAYRHGLTPILCVGEGLDVRKAGQQVPHTLAQLDGGLKDVPAEHAASIVIAYEPVWAIGTGEVATPEDAQEVCGAIRARLAELYDQELADGVRIQYGGSVKAGNVAAIMAKPDVDGALVGGAALDADEFVKIVRFRDQ